Proteins encoded together in one Thamnophis elegans isolate rThaEle1 chromosome 10, rThaEle1.pri, whole genome shotgun sequence window:
- the XXYLT1 gene encoding xyloside xylosyltransferase 1 isoform X2 codes for MARRPGVLRAQPCALAAAAALALACALYYAGSGPSQRAPPPPPPPPSPSAAAAAAPAPESKAKAGEEEAEEALRAEAEELHVVAVLAKAERNEALREKAAAALRSLVRFGKLGPREALALHLLCDGPSRGAARQLLQQALRPAAFKYKVVFHDLETLAQKLQPTVEALQKLFSAGAGSYYGDSLFFLSVAMHHIMPREVSRVIQVDLDVEYRANIRELFQEFDNFPEGAVIGIAQEMQPVYRSPGKNVGLCKKEASLNGGQLPGRKRRRRRGGHVSPDKEPPTASPLVRSLALLSCCRRLSCRSWDGHKRSFCCP; via the exons ATGGCGCGTCGTCCGGGGGTGCTGCGCGCCCAGCCCTGCGCTCTGGCGGCAGCGGCGGCTCTAGCTCTGGCCTGCGCGCTCTACTACGCGGGCTCCGGCCCCTCGCAGCgcgccccgccgccgccgccgccgccgccttccccctcggccgccgccgccgccgcccctgcGCCGGAGAGCAAGGCCAAGGCGGgcgaggaggaggcggaggaggcgcTGCGGGCGGAGGCGGAGGAGCTGCACGTGGTGGCGGTGCTGGCCAAGGCGGAGCGCAACGAGGCGCTGCGggagaaggcggcggcggcgctgcGCTCCCTGGTGCGCTTCGGCAAGCTGGGCCCGCGGGAGGCGCTGGCGCTGCACCTGCTCTGCGACGGGCCCAGCAGAGGCGCCGCCCGGCAGCTGCTCCAGCAGGCGCTGCGCCCCGCCGCCTTCAAGTACAAG GTGGTCTTCCACGACCTGGAGACGCTGGCCCAGAAGCTGCAGCCCACGGTGGAGGCTCTGCAgaagctcttcagtgccggggcTGGCAGCTACTACGGGGACTCGCTCTTCTTCCTCTCTGTCGCCATGCACCATATCATGCCCAGAG AGGTTTCACGGGTCATACAGGTGGACCTGGATGTGGAGTACCGAGCCAACATCCGGGAACTGTTTCAGGAATTTGACAACTTCCCAGAAGGAGCAGTTATTGGCATCGCCCAAGAAATGCAGCCGGTCTATCG ATCACCAGGAAAAAATGTTGGCCTGTGCAAGAAGGAAGCCTCTCTGAACGGAGGGCAGCTgccagggaggaagaggaggaggaggaggggggggcatgtTTCCCCTGATAAGGAACCACCAACCGCTTCCCCCCTCGTTCGCTCGCTCGCCCTGCTGAGCTGCTGCCGCCGACTCTCCTGCCGCTCCTGGGACGGGCACAAAAGGAGCTTTTGCTGCCCCTGA
- the XXYLT1 gene encoding xyloside xylosyltransferase 1 isoform X1, which produces MARRPGVLRAQPCALAAAAALALACALYYAGSGPSQRAPPPPPPPPSPSAAAAAAPAPESKAKAGEEEAEEALRAEAEELHVVAVLAKAERNEALREKAAAALRSLVRFGKLGPREALALHLLCDGPSRGAARQLLQQALRPAAFKYKVVFHDLETLAQKLQPTVEALQKLFSAGAGSYYGDSLFFLSVAMHHIMPREVSRVIQVDLDVEYRANIRELFQEFDNFPEGAVIGIAQEMQPVYRHVFWQYRQEHPGTKVGEPPPDGLPGFNSGVLLLDLEAMRQSERYNRLLEPAVVQQLASKFHFKGHLGDQDFFTLVGMEHPELFYVLDCTWNRQLCTWWRHHGYSDVFEHYFRCDGHVRIYHGNCNTPIPAE; this is translated from the exons ATGGCGCGTCGTCCGGGGGTGCTGCGCGCCCAGCCCTGCGCTCTGGCGGCAGCGGCGGCTCTAGCTCTGGCCTGCGCGCTCTACTACGCGGGCTCCGGCCCCTCGCAGCgcgccccgccgccgccgccgccgccgccttccccctcggccgccgccgccgccgcccctgcGCCGGAGAGCAAGGCCAAGGCGGgcgaggaggaggcggaggaggcgcTGCGGGCGGAGGCGGAGGAGCTGCACGTGGTGGCGGTGCTGGCCAAGGCGGAGCGCAACGAGGCGCTGCGggagaaggcggcggcggcgctgcGCTCCCTGGTGCGCTTCGGCAAGCTGGGCCCGCGGGAGGCGCTGGCGCTGCACCTGCTCTGCGACGGGCCCAGCAGAGGCGCCGCCCGGCAGCTGCTCCAGCAGGCGCTGCGCCCCGCCGCCTTCAAGTACAAG GTGGTCTTCCACGACCTGGAGACGCTGGCCCAGAAGCTGCAGCCCACGGTGGAGGCTCTGCAgaagctcttcagtgccggggcTGGCAGCTACTACGGGGACTCGCTCTTCTTCCTCTCTGTCGCCATGCACCATATCATGCCCAGAG AGGTTTCACGGGTCATACAGGTGGACCTGGATGTGGAGTACCGAGCCAACATCCGGGAACTGTTTCAGGAATTTGACAACTTCCCAGAAGGAGCAGTTATTGGCATCGCCCAAGAAATGCAGCCGGTCTATCG gcacgtCTTCTGGCAGTATCGGCAGGAGCATCCCGGGACCAAGGTGGGAGAGCCTCCCCCGGATGGGCTGCCCGGCTTCAACAGTGGCGTGCTGCTGCTGGACCTGGAGGCCATGCGCCAGTCGGAGCGCTACAACCGTCTGCTGGAGCCGGCGGTGGTGCAGCAGCTGGCCAGCAAGTTCCACTTCAAGGGCCACCTGGGGGACCAGGACTTCTTCACCCTGGTGGGCATGGAGCACCCGGAGCTCTTCTACGTCTTGGACTGCACCTGGAACCGCCAGCTCTGCACCTGGTGGCGTCACCACGGCTACAGCGACGTCTTTGAGCACTACTTCCGCTGCGACGGCCACGTCCGCATCTACCATGGGAACTGCAACACCCCCATCCCGGCAGAATAG